The Macadamia integrifolia cultivar HAES 741 chromosome 3, SCU_Mint_v3, whole genome shotgun sequence genome segment cggtGTAGTCCTAAAATTTTAGCCGAGCCCGACTAGGCCCAACCCGACTACTTGACATCCCTAATTAATCCTAACCCGATACACAGGTAAGGCTCAAGAGTAAagtgtaataaaaaaaattggtttttatCAAAGAAGGGGTAAatctaggggtgtaagtttggtccTATTGGTCCGAACAGGGTTTGTGCTAAGATTTCTAATCCTAAGGTCGGGTTAGGGTTgaagggttagggttgaaaaacactgaCTATGGGGTAGGGTTGGGTCAGTTTTGGTTGAGGCCTAGCGTAGCCCAACCCTgattttaaccatgatttatataatataatttaggattGTCATCCTAACATAAATCAGTTGCCAAATAGGGTCTActtgacccaacccaaccaaattagggtcaattagggccggatTGAGTTAGCACTAGCCTGACAGAGTCGTTCAGGGCCTAGGCATGAACCCAATAGGGTTTGGTTGGACTTGGATTGAATTTTGGAACCTAGGGTTTAAAAAACCTGGCCAACCCGGGCAGTTTCACCCTTAGGTAATTCTATCTGAAACAATCCGATCCAGACCGTCCGTATCAGTATTGAATCGGTATTAGCCTAGAACGATCCCAACATGTCGCCCAGGACTGACAAATGGCAGTATGGGACTGCAGCAGAAAAGAACGAAAAGTTAGGCAATTGGAAGGAAACAGCATAGCAGCTTCTCCAATTGTTTCGAGGAAATGGTTTTATGGACGGCCTCTCGTCATCCTCTTGGCTTCCTCAGTTCCCTCTCTTCGGAAGCTTATAAATATAGGGTTATGGCAGATTCTATCTCTGCAACTTCTCCATTCTCTCCCAACCCCAACGCAAGAGACTCTTTATCTTCGTCGGACTGACTTGAAATTCATAAGAGAGATGGCGGAAGCAATCATCTTGGGTGCCCTAGCACAAGAGGTGTTGCAAGAAGTGGTGCGTGTGATATTACATATGAAGGGGAAGACCTTCAATTTCAGGGAAGATCTTGAAGAGCTCAGAATTTCTCTCGAATATGTGGTTCCTATTTTAAAACAAGGGTGGAAATTGAATTCAGAGTTGGACTTTAGTAAGCCAGAAGGAGTCGAGAAATTCAAGGAGAAGTTGCAGAAAGGTAAAGAGCTAGTCTCCAGGTGCTACAAGATCCCGTCTTGGAACATTATCCAGAGGATCCGTTACGCCAGTAAGATCTCCAAGTTTGATGAAACTATTCGTAGGTTCTGCGGGCTGGAGTTGCAGGTTGAAAACTGGCGCGATAATAAAGTGCTTCTACAGACGATGAACGAAATGGCTCTGCATCAGGTACCGAGTCTATCGACTATTAACAAGGGTTTGTTTGCTGTTCCTCAACTCCCAAATCATCTTGTTGGATTTGATATAGCCATTAGAGAATTGAAGATTGAATTGTTCAAAGAGAATGTGACGGTGCTTGGAGTATGTGCTCCTGGGGGATGTGGGAAATCGACATTAGCTGCCATGCTTTGCCGAGACGAAGAAGTTAGAGGTAAGAACATGAACTGCAAAAAGTCCCCTCtttgattttacttttttttttttttccagttttaTAAATAGATCTGCCAAAACATTTCAACTTTCTTATACTCTTTTTGGCTGTTTGGTACAGTTGCATTCAGGGATAAGATATTATTTTTAACTGTTTCAAGAAATCCCATCTTAAAGATCCTACAGAGACTAATTGAAGAGATTGGTAATGGGGTGTCTCGGTCCGACCTGAGTGAAGAAGATGCAATTAAGCAATTTCATTACCTTCTGGAGGAGAGAAGGTCACAGCCACTACTGTTGGTTCTAGATGATGTTTGGGAGGAATCAATCATTGAGAAGGTTTTCTCCAGAAATAAAGGATGTAAGATGCTGGTTACATCAAGAGAAGCATTCAAAGTATATAATTCTGAAAATCATTCGAAATATCTTCTGAAAACACTCAATCCCCAAGATTCCAAGTCTCTTTTTCGTCAAACATCACTGTCTCAAGATGGGAATGACGAGTATAAGCCAGATGAGAATCTTCTAAATGAGGTACTTTATCCATCATCCAACCCCTTGCTTGCATAATATGCATCCTTGTTTAGATTAGTATCTCCATATAGAAAAGGCGTATCACCAGGGTCCAGGGAGGGGCAGATGTATGCAACCTTACCTCCTCGCAATAGAGCAATCTTACCGTTATGCCTATCTCCATATGCATATAATAAATGCAATCATATAACTATATAAAACCACAAATGACCAAATTCAAATCTATATTTGGCTTTCTAATATTAGATAACAGAAAACAAGCTAAGAGAATTTTCTCACATAAAAAGTAACTGGCATGAGGCAATCTATGCACTTATTGTACAAGATTAAGaataagggaaaagagaaaaaagaacaattcACAAACTAGAGATGAATCTAAAATTTGTGTGGTCATGTAAGCCTTTGCTACAACGAGTTTGGGATATGAGTTTGAATCTATGTTTACCATTGGGAACAAATAGGACAAATGTTTCAAGTTTGGATTCTGATAGATAAGTTAAAACCAGTACCAAAAGGGATCTAGTTCAACTTTCCACATGTTTTAGTATTACTGCCAAATCCAGTTTAGGGAAAAATGAGAATTTTAATTTGTTATAGCTTTCTTATGCTATCATTCTTCCAGTCCCTCTTAACTATGACTAATTCCACTCGATGGGTGTTAAACTGCAGATAGTAAAAAATTGCGAGGGTTTTCCACTCGCTATTACGGTGATTGCCAAATCACTGTCCCAGCAGCCCGCAGTGAAATGGAGCAACATGGCTAAGAAACTGTCAAATGGTGCCAGCATTTTTAACATTGATGAAAAATTGCAGAAATGTCTTGCAACAAGCTTGGAATTCTTGGATGCTACACTTCTAGAGTGTTTTATGGACTTAGGTTCCTTTCCTGAAGACAAAAGGATCTCTGCCTCTGCTCTGATCGATATTTGGTGTGAGCGCTATGAACTAGATTCTGAAGATGAGGCCTATTTCAATCTTCTCGAACTTGCCTCACNNNNNNNNNNNNNNNNNNNNNNNNNNNNNNNNNNNNNNNNNNNNNNNNNNNNNNNNNNNNNNNNNNNNNNNNNNNNNNNNNNNNNNNNNNNNNNNNNNNNNNNNNNNNNNNNNNNNNNNNNNNNNNNNNNNNNNNNNNNNNNNNNNNNNNNNNNNNNNNNNNNNNNNNNNNNNNNNNNNNNNNNNNNNNNNNNNNNNNNNNNNNNNNNNNNNNNNNNNNNNNNNNNNNNNNNNNNNNNNNNNNNNNNNNNNNNNNNNNNNNNNNNNNNNNNNNNNNNNNNNNNNNNNNNNNNNNNNNNN includes the following:
- the LOC122072963 gene encoding probable disease resistance protein At5g66900 is translated as MAEAIILGALAQEVLQEVVRVILHMKGKTFNFREDLEELRISLEYVVPILKQGWKLNSELDFSKPEGVEKFKEKLQKGKELVSRCYKIPSWNIIQRIRYASKISKFDETIRRFCGLELQVENWRDNKVLLQTMNEMALHQVPSLSTINKGLFAVPQLPNHLVGFDIAIRELKIELFKENVTVLGVCAPGGCGKSTLAAMLCRDEEVRVAFRDKILFLTVSRNPILKILQRLIEEIGNGVSRSDLSEEDAIKQFHYLLEERRSQPLLLVLDDVWEESIIEKVFSRNKGCKMLVTSREAFKVYNSENHSKYLLKTLNPQDSKSLFRQTSLSQDGNDEYKPDENLLNEIVKNCEGFPLAITVIAKSLSQQPAVKWSNMAKKLSNGASIFNIDEKLQKCLATSLEFLDATLLECFMDLGSFPEDKRISASALIDIWCERYELDSEDEAYFNLLELASRNLVNLVGNRYVCFVYLSN